From Saccharomyces kudriavzevii IFO 1802 strain IFO1802 genome assembly, chromosome: 11:
GATAAATGCAACGTAATACTTTCATATAAACAGCACATATTTGATAATTGAGTTTTGCTTATTGAGCTATCAAAGAGTTTCATAGGGCATGTAATGTGTAaatattgtatttttttcgttacTCGCGACTATTTTCTCAAGAAAAAGCCGCGCTacagaaaaggaagattaAGAAATGCCCCTTTTGAAAGGCTTAAAAAATTCCTATCCCGAACGAGCGCCAACAATAATTAACATTATTCTCACATTTGCAACagttgaatatttttcttttggttcCTATATCTTTGAAGGTTTATTGTTTGCGTTGATTGAATTTTCGAAGCATTTGTACTTTCATTATATTACCTCACAATTCTTTTGTATACAGCGAGCGATCAATCATCTTAGAAAAGGCGTAATTTTAGAAAAGCTCCTCAcaatttctgaaaatgtaTTCCTGGAAgtcaaaattcaaatttggaaaatcaaaagaagaaaaagaagccaAACATAGtggattttttcattcttctaaaaaagaagagtcACAGAATAGTCAAGAAACCGCGGGTGACCATGATGCTTCAGTAACTCGTTCGTCTTTGGACAGAAAGGGAACAATAAATCcatcaaattcatcagTGGTTCCAGTACGTGTTTCATATGATGCATCTTCGTCGACCTCTACTGTACGAGATTCGAACGGCGGAAACTTAGAGAACATCAATTCACCTCAAAATTTGGATGACACAGCGAATATCGGCTCTACAGGAACACCTAACGATGCCACATCAAGTTCAGGAATGATGACTATTAAAGTATACAATGGTGATGGTTTCATTTTACCTTTTCCTATAACTTCAAGTGAGCAAATATTGAATAAGCTATTAGCCTCCGGTGTTCCTCCGCCACATAAGGAAATTGCCAAAGAAGTAGATGCGCTTATTGCACAGCTGTCTCGCGTTCAACTGAAGAACCAAGGTCCAGCAGATGAGGATTTGATCTCTAGTGAATCAGCAGCAAAGTTTATTCCGTCCACTATCATGTTGCCAGGCTCCTCGACCTTAAATCCATTACTTTACTTCACTATCGAATTTGATAATACTGTTGCCACTATTGAAGCAGAATATGGAACAATTGCTAACCCTGGTTTCAATAAGATATCTACATTTGATGTAACAAGAAAATTACCATACCTAAAGATTGATGTATTTGCCAGGATTCCCTCCATCCTTTTGCCATCAAAGTCATGGCAGCAGGAAATGGGTGTACAGGACGAGAAGCTGCAAGCCATCTTCGATAAAATAAATTCTAACCAAGATATACATTTAGATTCCTTCCATTTGCCTATTAACCTAAGTTTTGACTCCGCGGCCAGTATTAGATTATATAACCACCACTGGATTACCTTAGATAATGGCTTAGGAAAGATCAACATCAGCATTGACTACAAACCCTCTAGAAACAAGCCCTTGTCAATAGATGATTTTGACCTTTTGAAGGTTATTGGTAAGGGTTCGTTTGGCAAGGTAATGCAGGTCAGAAAGAAAGATACACAGAAAGTTTACGCCTTGAAGGCAATTAGAAAATCATATATTGTGTCCAAATCTGAAGTTACGCATACTTTAGCCGAAAGGACAGTTTTAGCTCGCGTTGATTGTCCATTCATCGTACCcttgaaattttcctttcaaTCACCAGAAAAATTGTATTTTGTGTTGGCGTTTATCAATGGTGGTGAGCTGTTCTATCACCTACAAAAGGAAGGAAGATTCGATTTGTCTCGTGCCAGATTTTATACAGCTGAACTGTTATGTGCGTTAGACAACTTGCACAAATTGGATGTCATTTATCGTGATTTGAAGCCAGAGAATATTCTATTAGATTACCAAGGGCATATTGCACTTTGTGATTTCGGGCTGTGTAAACTGAATATGAAGGACGATGACAAGACGGACACATTCTGTGGCACCCCAGAATATCTGGCACCAGAACTATTATTAGGTTTAGGTTATTCAAAGGCAGTAGATTGGTGGACGCTGGGTGTCTTGTTATATGAGATGTTGACGGGCCTCCCTCCATACTATGACGAGGATGTTCCGAAAATgtataagaaaattttgcaaGAGCCACTAGTATTCCCAGACGGATTCGATAGAGATGCGAAGGATTTATTGATCGGTCTATTAAGTCGTGACCCGACGAGAAGGTTGGGCTACAATGGCGCCGATGAAATTAGAAATCATCCTTTTTTCAGTCAATTGTCGTGGAAGCGTTTGCTGATGAAGGGTTATATTCCCCCATACAAGCCTGCCGTTAGTAATTCTATGGATACTAGCAATTTTGATGAGGAATTTACTAGGGAGAAGCCAATCGATAGTGTGGTCGATGAATATTTAAGTGAAAGCGTTCAAAAGCAATTCGGTGGCTGGACATATGTTGGAAATGAACAGCTCGGTAGCTCAATGGTACAAGGCAGAAGCATTAGATAGAATTAGTATTTTCATAGTCTAGTAGTTTACTCAAAACTTTAcataaaagaacaaaaaagctTCTGTTTCAATTATTTCCCTTATTTGAATCCAGGGGGTCTGTATAGTTAAATGTGCCTTGTAGTGCCGGAATTCTAAACGTGGCTAATGCTTTCCACATGTGTGGCGTGCCTCCCATGGTTATTGCCTTTTGTCTTCGCTAATTGCTAAGATTAAGAACTCCCATCTTACCCTCTCCAGATTTGGTCGATGGGACGGCAGaaagttaaaaaaaaaggtgttgaaaattttctccttgtataaaaaaaaacttgatgAGCATCTCTCGTTTGGAGtggttttcctttttatatAAGGTTGTTTAGCTACTGTtcaattcaataaaaaaaatttctctgaTCACCGCTATTTATATCTCAGCAAGGAAGAAACATACTTTGGTAAAGgaataaatttttcacgAGAACACAACGGACAAGATGATGGCTTTTGAGCATACAAGTAAGCGATCACCTCAGGACTTTGCTGCTTCTGTGGatccaaagaaaagaaaggtCCAATTTTCCGATAGTACTGGGCTAGTAACCCTTCACTCAGAGGAAATGAAAGACGAGATGTTTTCAACTGCTATGTATGGCAGGTTCGTGATATCTGCACTAGATGATCTAGATAAGAACGACCTAACTCAGATCAGCATTATCGCCAGTCAAGTCGCGCTTCCGAGAAAGAATTCTGAAAGAATCGATGATAAGAATTTCAATGTTCTTTTGGATATCTTATCTAGTAATATTAACAGGATAGAATCCTCCAGGGGAACTTTCCTAATACAAACTATTATAAACTTTGAGAAGTGGTGGGAATTACCTCCACAAACTCTaagtaaatatatatatttcattAAAATCCTTTGCTCGAGTATACCCAAATGGTGGCAAGACGTTTCGATGATACTGGTAtcttgttttattttacCAACCGAACAGACGGTGTGTCATCATGACATGCTTAAATATTTCTTAAGGATGATCCCCTCATCAATGGGTTTCATAGATACATATTTGGCCAAATTTTTCCCAAATAAAAACGATACTCGGAAAAAGTTGGTTAATTACACCTCAAATTTGCTGAAACTGAGAGGCTACTGCTCTGAACTGGGGTTCCAAATTTGGTCCTTACTGATAGAAAAGATTATTTCCATTGATGTTGAATTACAGAATGAGCTAGATGAATTGGATGACGATGTGGATGACGGCGACCTAGAGGACGTTGACTTAGAGGACGACGATTTAACAGATGACCAATCGGgagatgataatgatgagagtgaagaagataacgATAATGAACAGTCAAAATCTGCAGCAGCTGATGCTAATCAAAGtgacaatgatgatatGGAAGTCATTGAAGGCATGGACGGTGCTGAAGAATATAACGTAGAGCTGACACAAGGAATCAAAGAATTGTCTACTAAATTAGACGCCATTTTGACGTTGGTAAGCACGCATGTGGAAGAACAAGTGACACCGGAAAGCTTGGAAAATGGTGAAGGTGTTGGAGTATTCAATACTTTAACAACACTATTCAAGACACACGTTTTGCCCACGTATTATACTAGATCGATTCAATATATCATGTTTCATGTTTCACAACAACAACTAGAACTAATGGACTCCTTTTTAGTCACGCTTATAGACATTTCCTTTGCCCCCAATCAAGCTGCagagaagaagatcaaGTCATTACAATATTTGGGTTCGTATATTGGGAGGGCCAAAAAGCTTTCCAGAACTCAAATCATATTCGTAGCAAGCTATCTGACGTCGTGGTTGAACAGATACGTTAtcgaaagagaagaagaagtggATCAACGGGGAGGAATGGAAAGATTCAAGCATTTCTATGCTGCATTCCAGGCATTATGTTACATTTTCTGCTTCAGACATAGCATTTTCAGAGATACTGACGGTAACTGGGAATGTGAATTAGACAAgttcttccaaagaatGGTAATTTCTAAGTTTAATCCATTGAAGTTTTGTAATGAAAATGTTATGCTAATGTTTGCTCGTATTGCCCAGCAGGAAAGCGTTGCGTATTGTTTCAGtataattgaaaacaacaacaatgaaaGACTGAGAGGTATTATCGGCAAGGCTGACAGCGATAGAAGGGAAACGTTGGTACAGGCCAATACTGCATCATCTTCTTGGTCCTTGGCCACCAGACAACAGTTCATTGATTTACAGAGTTATTTCCCCTTTGatcctttgtttttgaagaactaTAAGACATTAATGAAGGAATATTACATAGAGTGGAGTGAAGCAAGCGGTGAATACGAAAGTGATGGTTCGGATGACTAGAATCgttttccaaagaaaatcttcGATACAGGCCTTTTCCACACTAATGACATAGCAAGGGAGGATATACTATTAACAAGTGATAGTAGGAGTATATAGCATAGACGCATCTAACACAATTTTAAGCTTTTAGATATTAATTAAAATTAGTATCTAATCTTCACGACGCACTCTTTGGGCGATAGTTtgcattttcaaaaatttgttcaTCCTCATCACTAATTACGTAAGCGCTTGGTATTCTTAGCTGTTCTGCTTATTAAAGAGTTTCTGTGGGGAGGGGTTCCTGAATCAAAACTTAAGTTATCGGAGCAAAATACACTCAAATATACCTGGGCCAACTTTTATAGTCAGCTAAATAGTAGTAGATATTGTTGAACAAACCAAACAGATCAAGTTGCAGCAGAAgttctttttgtttcttcatttgTAATTgggaacaagaaaaaccTTACAGGGATACAAGTGTAATGTATATCACTTTTAATGAAGCTTTGGATGGTCCGTTCGGTAATCTAGAAAGTCCAAACCATGACTTTAAGGTAGGCGACCCTAACATGGTCCCAACGCCTCCTATGGATTCAGATTCCGCGGCTATAAGTCTAGCGTTCCTAATAAGTCTTTCGATTACATTTGCAATATTGATGCTTATCTTGGTAGTAATAGCTGCATATGTTACCTTCtgtggtgatgatgaatcagaatatgatgaagagaaTGCGCTAGGCACACGAACTTCAGGAACTTTACATTCTTTGTTTGGCAAAAAGCATACTGGCATCCTGTTGGATTCTAGCTTTGCGTCTCCTGGTGGGTTCGATGAGGAGATTGTTCTTCAGGAAAGAGAACTTGAGGAGCTGCCAAAGATGTCTGCGTATGAGGTTGAGTTGTATATTAGAACAAAAGAGTTCCAGATGATGAGCCCGCCCGTGGTAAAGGAATTCGGCACATATTTGAATAGTGATGACCAGCAATTTATAAAGGATCGTGGTATCCAAAGCTATTTCTTGCTGCCCAGTatcaatgataatattgATAAATATGGAAACTTTCTACCAAGTTTCATCGTCCAAGATAAACTAGATAtacaattttcaaaatttaatAAGAGCTCGTCCACGGTAATGAACTATCCGTTACCCCATAATAGGAAGGATGCAGTTTATTTCGAAGTCAAAGTTTTCAGGTATATTCCAAAATCTAATAGTATATTCAGTATAGGTTTGACCACTGTACCATATCCCTACTTCAGGGTACCAGGCATGGCTAAATATTCCATTGCTTACGAATCGACAGGTAAACTCAGAATAAATAATCCCTTCACCGCTAGCACTTTATTACCAAAGTTGGAAGAAGGTGACACTGTGGGATTTGGGTACAGGTATAAAACAGGGACGATCTTTATTACACATAATGGTAAAAAATTAATGGACGTAACACAGAACATTGGCATTGATCTTTTCATTGGGATTGGCGCGTTCAATGCTGCATATACAAGAACATATACAAGGGATGGATTGTTGGAAGATCCAGATAATATAAGCTTCCGTGAAGCTTTGTCAGAAGGTAAAGATATTGCGGTTGTCAAAGATCTTCAGAGAGTTCACGATCCACATGATGAGAGTGACGAAATGACGTCCGATGAAGTTGAATTACACGTAAATTTAGGCCAGGTTGGATTTGTTTTTATAGAAGCCaatgtgaaaaaatatgcgTTTGGAAGCGTTTACGGACAAATTGGGATTCCTCCAGCCTATAATGGAACCGAGATTAACAAGGACACTATTTTACAGAAGGGAGAAGAATTGCCACCAAGATATGCCGATACcgataatttttttggcaacATGCAAGTAAAGGAAGGTTCATCTTCCGGAATAATGGCGCAAACAAGTAGGCCCATGCGGTCAATTGGGACAtatgaaagaatttcttcTAACTTTGACAGAGAAAATAATGTCTACGACGATGCTCTAGAACCTAGCGACAGTAATGCCAAAAATAATGACGAAAATGCAGAAAATGCAGATTACGATGAAACCTCTCCGTTATTGGAAAGTGATAGTATTAAAAGATCtacaaattcaaatacCCCTTACGAAATTTATGGTGAAGCTATCAATAAGAACTTTAAGAACAAGCCTGGCAAAAAACGTCAAAAGAACAGAGGTAAACCTtctaaaaagaagaagaggtcGAGAAGATAGAGAGACGTTATTATATTAGGTTTTCCGGCCCCAATttatgcatatatatatatatatatatatatatattcccactggctttttttctcaatttgATGGTTTAGTTGGGTTTATTATCTgaatacatatataagaaTTCATTCATATTCAGTCTTCTGCTAGTACATACGAATCGGCTaacgtttctttttgcccTTGttcttattctttttcttttttgaagctGAAGAGTTACCATTGCTATTTTGCGCAGCGCTAACACCTTTTTTCTGTCCAGCAGTGGTTTTCGTGGCTGCAGGTTCgttcttttcaacatcTGTGTTAACGATTAAAGTAGCCAGACCGACAATGTCCTGAATATTTTTagcttttgtttttttatctgAGTTTTTTGCGTTAGCgttcttttgctttttcttcaattgtgctttcttttcaactttgCCTGGAGTTACAGATACACCTCGTGGGCCCAGTGCACTGAGCAGCCTTGAAACATCCTTACTCTTGTTGGTGGTAAATCTGTAGTTTGAAGATAAGTGTGAGTTATGAGTTCTAAACGAGACTTTTGTGTTTGTCTTTGGTGTAGGTGGTTTATATGATATAGAAAAAAGTGTCTGAGATGGGTTCACCTCAAAAAGGTGAACACTGTTCATGATGAAATTGTCAATGGGTTTAACGGACATGTTTCGTGCTTTGGATGACCTGATAATTTTCGGGAGAAAGATAAACTGTACCGTCCTGTTTGGCCCTAATGAGCTTTACTCAATAGGAACTCATGGCGTTGTTCTGATGAAAATAGCCAACGCTTGtgattttccaaagaaGCGGAGCTTACCCTGCCGTCCCAACCAAAGGTATAGAGGGACTTTAGTGGTGGGCATGATGTCCACTTCCACTGAGGTTAGCAATCAGCATTTTAGCGCTTTATCAATTCTGTTCACCACTAATCAAGATTAAATAGTGAATAAAATAAGGCTTATGGAAGGTTTTAGGTTGCTTTGTGTGGTAATGGTAGTTCTTTTGCACTGAGAAAGACATTGTTGCCAAAAGCTCACTTCAGAAAATTGTCTTCGACTGCTGAAGCAATGCAATAAAATCGAGCATATCGTGCTcttataaaaaaaacacataGATGTCATTGAATGTATTGAATCAGTTacgtttttctttgtattATTCGCAATACTCTTTTTCCTGTAAATAACTTGCCCATTAACAAAACATATAATCTAGTAgccttatcaaaaaaaagtttattcCTGGGAATTTAAGACCTAAATGCCGTATATTGAAGATATGCATCATGCTACTTCGCCATTGCGCTAAACGCGTTTCTACGATCGTAGGttgtcttcttctctttatATAGAATAACCGCCAATACGGTAAGAAAAAACTCACTCTTATTGTACCGCTAATAGTTCAAAAAGTATATAAAGGAGGTTTGcatagaaaaaaaggatattTGCAGCGGGCATATACTATCATCAGAGGTAGCTAACAGACAACTACCAGGCACACAGTCATTGCAGCGAGTCCCCACGGTTTTGAGGAAGAGCTAACTTAGACGTGGCCTTTTTAATAACGACAGAACAACAATATAGGGAGCATATAACCGGCGGTCGTTGAAGACACCACCATAACCGTCAATAAGTATCATAACGGAGAACCGCTATTCGTGCCGTGTGATTCTAAATGATGTTCAAGTCGAAAACAAGTACTCCAAATTATATCGAATCCTTGGTCTCCATAGAAGATGATCGCAACAGGGTTCCTATAAATTCTAAAGAAACCAGCCAAATGAGGTATTTGAACGTACCAGGAAACAGAAGCCGACATTCGTCTGTTGCAGATTCTAGAAGAAACTCTACCAAATATGATGGAGGCTACTCTGCGGATATAACCCCCGCCCAGTTGAGatttattgataatataGACTACAGCGCAAGATTAAGGAGAACATTGCAGAGAAACTCAGTGGTTTTAAACAATTACAATAACCTCAGCAAGAACGACCGTTGGTACTTTGATCTATTCGATagagaatattttgaaaactatCTTGAAGAACCTGCGTATATtaaaatcttcaagaagaaagaagagttGGAACAGTTCGATAGGATGTTCTTAGCTCAAGAGTTAAAAATTCCCGACGTATACAAATCAGCCACTCATCAAGGGGAACCGGCAGCGACCAATTCAGAGCtttacaaaaattcaatatGTTGCTGTACATTCAGTCATGACGGTAAGTATATGGTTATTGGTTGCAAAGATGGCTCTTTGCACCTATGGAAAGTCATAAATTCGCCCGTCAAGAGATCTGAAATGGGTCGCTCAGAAAAATCAGTCAGCGTGACTAGAGCAAACTCGCTAAAAATCCAAAGGCATCTGGCTAGCATCAGTTCTCACAACGGTTCCATATCAAGTAATGACTTAAAACTAGGCGACCAACTTGATGGAGCTTCGAAGCAGTTACATCTATACGCACCTGTTTTTTATTCCGATGTGTTCAGGGTTTTCATGGAACATGCTCTAGATATCTTAGACGCAAACTGGTCCAAAAACGGATTCCTAATAACAGCGTCAATGGACAAAACTGCAAAACTATGGCATcctgaaagaaaatgctcGTTAAAAACGTTCGTTCACCCAGATTTTGTTACTTCcgctatttttttccctggCGACGATCGCTTTATAATAACAGGTTGTTTAGATCACAAGTGTCGATTGTGGTCCATACTGGACAATGAAGTTTCCTATGCTTTTGATTGTAAAGATTTGATAACGTCCTTGACGTTATCCCCTTCCGATGGCGAATATACAATAATTGGTACTTTTAATGGGTATATTTATGTCCTAATGACACATGGcttaaaatttcttttatcaTTTCATGTAGCTGATAAAAGTACTCAAGGAACCGCCAAAAATAGCTTCCACCCGTCTTCTGAATACGGAAAAGCTCAGCATGGGCCTCGGATTACTGGTTtacaatgttttttttccaaagtgGACAAAAATCTAAGATTGATAGTCACTACaaatgattcaaaaatccaaatcTTTGATCTCAATGAAAAGAGACCTTTGGAAGTATTAAAGGGATTTCAAAGTGGTTCTTCACGACATAAAGGCCAattaatgataatgaaaaacgAGCCCGTGGTTTTTACAGGTAGTGATGATCATTGGTTTTACGCCTGGAGAATGCGATCCTACAACCTGTCAGCAGAAATGAATAGCGTCGTTCCACATAGGAAAAAGAGGATAAGCGGCAACATGAGTCTGAAAGGGCTTTTGAGGATTGTCTCTAATAAGAGCACAAATGATGAAACTTTGACAGAAACCTCAAACCAAGGCGACTCGCGCAAGTTTACCAGCCCTTCAAAAAGTGCCCCTCAAGCGCAATCTGTGGGGAGTCAAGCAATCAAAAACGGTCATTATGTGTCATTCCATGCCCATAATGCCCCCGTCACATGCGCTTTCATAGCCCCTGACGTTGCACTCAAAAACCTCTCGCTGTCAAACGATTTAATTTTCGAACTGACTTCGCAATATTTTTCGGAATTGAATCAGCAGAATATGGGACACAGTGATGCAAACAAAAGCAAGTTTGTTAACGCCATTAAAGAAACAGGGGGATTCAGCTCAAATCTGTCGAATGTTGTGAATAATGTCGGAACAATTTTAATAACAACAGATAGCCAGGGCTTGATTCGTGTTTTTAGAACTGATATCCTACCAGAaatacgaaaaaaaattatagaaAAGTTCCATGAGTACAACTTGTTTCATCTTGAGGTTGCtggcaaaagaaacagccacaataatgacaatatATCTGAAAGTAGAATGAATGTGACAAGACCAACGGAAGGCAATGAATTCAGTACTTCGGTACCTACAAATACGCGGAATAGCGAGCCAAGCCATGATTTTTACGATCTGCATTCAAACAGTAGCCAAGTGATTTCTGGAATGCCGCCAAGAGCTAGCGCCATCTTTAAGAACTCGATATTCAATAAGTCCAACGGAAGTTTTATATCCTCAAAATCCAGAAGTGAAAGCACAAACTCTACGGTATTTGGACCCCACGATATTCCCAAAAGCTCTACTACAAGCCCGAAATTAAAATGTGACGTCTGCAATGGATCCAGTTTTGAATGCGCTTCAAAAAACCCGATTGCTGGCGGTGATAATGGTTTTACTTGCACTGACTGTGGTACAATCCTTAATAATTTTAGATAAGGGGCTATACAGGCGCAAAGTTTGTTTGGTGCAATCTTATTCTATCACTACATTAGAATATCTCCAAATAGCATactattgttgttttttcatAGCGATCTttaatattcttcattattgacacattttctttaaatccATATATACCGAAAAAAACGCCGGAAACGGGCTAACGCTACTGGGGCGTGTTTAAATACCATTTGAACTATAAGACaagtaaaagaagaaaaaaagatttcaTTCTCAAATAAAATAGCCTAAGGGTCCACATCTGCTCTTTATTCAGTTGTTAACAAGAGTTTACAAGGCTATTAAAAGAGGTCACTAAAAGAAAGTTAGTACTTAATACCTCATTAGTCACAGCGGGATCGGCTTTCTAGTGggcggaaaaaaaaagtaaagaaaacgaaCATTAAGCACCGCTGAAATTTCAAGCTGTGACTAAGTCGTCAAATGAtaaatattatatataaatatatataaagcTCATTATTTACACGCAACATGAGATGtactttttcctttcataATGCTCCGCGCCACCAGATCAAAAgtaaatttctttgattgcTACAGCAACCAAGACTCAAGTTCACTCACCGAATTATATCATCAGCAAGTATGTCATCTGCCGACTCaaaacaagagaaagaggTTGAGAAAACAGCCGCTCAAAAGATATCGAAGTTCGGCTCATTCATGGCTGGTGGGTTAGCAGCATGTATAGCGGTTACTGTTACCAATCCAATCGAGTTGATCAAGATCAGAATGCAACTTCAAGGTGAAATGTCCGCGTCAGCCGCGAAAGTTTACAAGAACCCCATTCAAGGTATGGCAgtaattttcaaaaatgaaggtATAAAAGGTCTACAAAAGGGTTTGAATGCTGCTTATATCTATCAAATTGGGCTAAATGGTTCCAGATTGGGGTTTTATGAACCAATTAGATCATCTTTAaatcaacttttctttccagGTCAAGAATCACACAAGGTCCAAAGCGTCGGAGTTAACGTCTTTTCTGGTGCTGCATCTGGTATAATTGGTGCAGTCGTTGGTTCtccattatttttggtgAAAACGAGACTTCAATCCTATTCTGAGTTTATAAAAATTGGTGAACAAACCCACTACTCTGGTGTTTGGAATGGGTTGGTGACCATCTTCAAAACTGAGGGTGTTAAAGGGCTATTTAGAGGTATTGATGCTGCCATTCTTAGAACAGGTGCTGGTTCCTCTGTTCAACTACCAATTTACAATACTGCAAAGAGCATTTTAGTCAAGAATGATCTGATGAAGGATGGTCCAGCTTTACATTTAACTGCCAGTACTATATCTGGTTTAGGTGTTGCTGTAGTTATGAACCCTTGGGATGTCATTTTGACAAGAATTTATAATCAGAAGGGTGACTTATACAAAGGACCTATAGACTGTTTGGTCAAAACGGTTAAAATCGAAGGTGTTACAGCTTTATATAAGGGTTTTGCAGCTCAAGTCTTTAGAATTGCCCCTCACACAATCATGTGTTTGACCTTTATGGAACAAACAATGAAGCTAGTTTATTCGATAGAGTCGAGAGTTTTAGGCCATAATTGATACCCATAAAAAATAGAGgcttgaaatttcatcCGCTGTACTGGAACAATTCCACTTTATTAATGGTTTAGTTAgacctttttcttcttatcaTGTAGCATTAAGGAAGATAGagcattttttatttcacATTCATACACTAGAGTTTTATAAACGCAATTATAAACATAAAGAATACACATTACCACTCTTCAGTTTGAAAAGCCGTATCTCTTGAGAACTCACAGTTGTTGTCTATACGAAACTTGATGGTTACAGTGTGATTTTCtccagaattttttttttttccacctTTGTCCtttctttcacttttgcttcttctaattttttcagataACTGTTATAAACAACAACATCTGCCACTAAAACTAAAATTCCGAAAAACAAGCACAACAAGAGACGAACATGGACCGGGAATCTTGTTGAAGTTCCAGTCCAGTACCAGATAGCAACGACGACCGATACGACACTTACCAGGACGTTGAAAACGGTAGTGACTTGTTCTTTGATTTGCTTATTAATTTGTGAAGGCGTAAGCTCATCTTCCTCCATAAGGGAAGAGGCAGGCCCGTTTCTCTTAACCATACCTTGGTATTCCAA
This genomic window contains:
- the OAC1 gene encoding Oac1p (similar to Saccharomyces cerevisiae OAC1 (YKL120W); ancestral locus Anc_2.451) translates to MSSADSKQEKEVEKTAAQKISKFGSFMAGGLAACIAVTVTNPIELIKIRMQLQGEMSASAAKVYKNPIQGMAVIFKNEGIKGLQKGLNAAYIYQIGLNGSRLGFYEPIRSSLNQLFFPGQESHKVQSVGVNVFSGAASGIIGAVVGSPLFLVKTRLQSYSEFIKIGEQTHYSGVWNGLVTIFKTEGVKGLFRGIDAAILRTGAGSSVQLPIYNTAKSILVKNDLMKDGPALHLTASTISGLGVAVVMNPWDVILTRIYNQKGDLYKGPIDCLVKTVKIEGVTALYKGFAAQVFRIAPHTIMCLTFMEQTMKLVYSIESRVLGHN
- the DGR2 gene encoding Dgr2p (similar to Saccharomyces cerevisiae DGR2 (YKL121W) and YMR102C; ancestral locus Anc_2.450), coding for MFKSKTSTPNYIESLVSIEDDRNRVPINSKETSQMRYLNVPGNRSRHSSVADSRRNSTKYDGGYSADITPAQLRFIDNIDYSARLRRTLQRNSVVLNNYNNLSKNDRWYFDLFDREYFENYLEEPAYIKIFKKKEELEQFDRMFLAQELKIPDVYKSATHQGEPAATNSELYKNSICCCTFSHDGKYMVIGCKDGSLHLWKVINSPVKRSEMGRSEKSVSVTRANSLKIQRHLASISSHNGSISSNDLKLGDQLDGASKQLHLYAPVFYSDVFRVFMEHALDILDANWSKNGFLITASMDKTAKLWHPERKCSLKTFVHPDFVTSAIFFPGDDRFIITGCLDHKCRLWSILDNEVSYAFDCKDLITSLTLSPSDGEYTIIGTFNGYIYVLMTHGLKFLLSFHVADKSTQGTAKNSFHPSSEYGKAQHGPRITGLQCFFSKVDKNLRLIVTTNDSKIQIFDLNEKRPLEVLKGFQSGSSRHKGQLMIMKNEPVVFTGSDDHWFYAWRMRSYNLSAEMNSVVPHRKKRISGNMSLKGLLRIVSNKSTNDETLTETSNQGDSRKFTSPSKSAPQAQSVGSQAIKNGHYVSFHAHNAPVTCAFIAPDVALKNLSLSNDLIFELTSQYFSELNQQNMGHSDANKSKFVNAIKETGGFSSNLSNVVNNVGTILITTDSQGLIRVFRTDILPEIRKKIIEKFHEYNLFHLEVAGKRNSHNNDNISESRMNVTRPTEGNEFSTSVPTNTRNSEPSHDFYDLHSNSSQVISGMPPRASAIFKNSIFNKSNGSFISSKSRSESTNSTVFGPHDIPKSSTTSPKLKCDVCNGSSFECASKNPIAGGDNGFTCTDCGTILNNFR
- the VPH2 gene encoding Vph2p (similar to Saccharomyces cerevisiae VPH2 (YKL119C); ancestral locus Anc_2.453); this translates as MFEIKLNDKITDFLRNFKNSARSNKGIDEDIDVFLERHAIPVRSLLFYLKEYDEDNVLPCSVRELLTPFEFEFKPKTVRGSHYSEGFKKSLEFLKYQQQELEYQGMVKRNGPASSLMEEDELTPSQINKQIKEQVTTVFNVLVSVVSVVVAIWYWTGTSTRFPVHVRLLLCLFFGILVLVADVVVYNSYLKKLEEAKVKERTKVEKKKILEKITL